The segment GTCAGCGCGAACTTGTTCGACGAGTACGATGGCGGATTCTACCGGTTCGGCGCGCAGGCCGACTGGGGAGAGATCCAACACGAGAAGCTGCTCGATTCGAACGCCGCGCTCGTCCGCGCGTTCTCGAACGCCTACCTCTACACGGGACGCGAGGAGTATCAAGAGCCCGCGTCGCGGACCATCGAGTATCTCACCACGACGCTGTGGAACGACGACGCCGACGCGTTCGCGAACAGTCAGGCACCCGGCGAAGAGGGGTCCTACACCCTCGAGGCCAGCGACCGAGCGGCCGTCGACGACCCGCCCGTCGACGCGGGCGTTTTCGCCGGACCGAACGGGTTGGCGATCGAAGCCTTGCTCACCTACTTCGCGTACACTGACGACGAGCGCGCTCGCCGCTACGCAGAGCGCGCGCTCGAGACGCTTCGGACCGACCTGCTCGAGGACGGCGTCGTCGCTCATCGACTGCCCGACGAGGTGACCGACTCGCTCGAGCGAACGCCGCTTCTGTTGACCCAGGCCCGCGGACTGCGGGCGATGCTCGCGAGCGCGAGCGTCCTCGGAGCGGAGACGCTCGAGGGTGCGCGAAATATCGCCGACGTCACGATCGAGACGCTCCGAGACGGCGATTCGTTCGTCGACGCCCCGGCCCGCGGCGCGGGGCTGCTCGAGCGGTCGCTTCGCCCACTCGACGCGAACGTCGCGCTCGCAGACGCGCTCGTCGACCTCGCGATCCTGACCGGCGAGGAGCGGTATCGGACGGTCGCGCGGGAGACGCTCGAGGACTTCGCCGGGGCGAGCGATCGGTTCGGCGTCCAGATGGCGAAGTACGGCTCCGTGGCCGCGCGGCTGCTCGAGGATCCGCTCGTCGTTCGGCTCGGAACGGACGCCGGAACCGACCTCCACCGGGCCGCGTTGCGCGTCGCGGACCACGAGAAGGTCGTCGTTCCGAACGCGACGACGGAACTGGAGCGAGGTGCCGCACGCGTCGAACGGGGCGACCGCGCTTCTGCGGTCGCTGAAACTCCCGAGAAGTTGAGCGAGGAAGTTCGAACCATACTCGAGCAATAGACTGCCCGAAACGTGCGAACCTGGGAGAGACAAAACTACCGTAGTGTTTATACTCCTCCAGTGGGTTTATTATCCGTATGGCCAGTCTCAGGGACCTCGGGCTCTCGGAGTACGAGGCTCGCGCGTATCGATCGCTGTTGAATATCGGTCCGACGACGGCCAAGGAACTTTCCCGGGCCAGCGACGTCCCGATGGGCCGGATCTACGACGTTCTCAACAGCATCGAACAGTACAATCTCGTTCGAAGTCAGACCGCGAGCCGTCCGAAGAAGTACGTCGCCGTCGAACCCGCGACCGCGCTCGATCGACTGCTCGATGACAAGAAGCGCGAACTCGACGAGAAGGCAGAACAGTACGAGTCGATCGTCGACGACCTCGCCGCGGAACTCGACGCGGCCGAACCCGTCGAAGAGCAGTTCTGGACCGCC is part of the Halostagnicola kamekurae genome and harbors:
- a CDS encoding DUF255 domain-containing protein, giving the protein MDDVTRVEWRAWGQAAFDEAESADVPVLLSLTATWCDHCHEMDEQTYAEPRIAANINDRFVPVRVDADRRPRVRDRYNMGGFPSTVFLAPDGAMLTGAGYLGPDGMRQVLDSVGTMWESKGEDASRIPRPLREDEPPAGRLSSDVEGSMLAQLEESYDETAGGWGVEPKFPLPDALEFALKRDREMARRSLEAVSANLFDEYDGGFYRFGAQADWGEIQHEKLLDSNAALVRAFSNAYLYTGREEYQEPASRTIEYLTTTLWNDDADAFANSQAPGEEGSYTLEASDRAAVDDPPVDAGVFAGPNGLAIEALLTYFAYTDDERARRYAERALETLRTDLLEDGVVAHRLPDEVTDSLERTPLLLTQARGLRAMLASASVLGAETLEGARNIADVTIETLRDGDSFVDAPARGAGLLERSLRPLDANVALADALVDLAILTGEERYRTVARETLEDFAGASDRFGVQMAKYGSVAARLLEDPLVVRLGTDAGTDLHRAALRVADHEKVVVPNATTELERGAARVERGDRASAVAETPEKLSEEVRTILEQ